In one window of Candidatus Sulfuricurvum sp. RIFRC-1 DNA:
- a CDS encoding OadG family transporter subunit: protein MFFESIKIMFLGMGTVYLFLIIMIYMTKLMSKLLLRYFPEAPKVHSHTSAPKAPVQKNNENAKIAAILGALQHHHQLEREGKI from the coding sequence ATGTTTTTCGAAAGTATAAAAATCATGTTTTTGGGGATGGGGACGGTTTACCTCTTCCTTATTATTATGATTTACATGACTAAACTGATGTCAAAACTGCTTCTTCGTTATTTCCCGGAAGCACCGAAAGTACATTCACACACATCTGCACCAAAAGCTCCGGTCCAAAAAAATAATGAGAATGCAAAAATTGCTGCTATTTTAGGTGCATTACAGCATCATCATCAATTAGAACGAGAGGGGAAAATTTAA
- a CDS encoding sodium ion-translocating decarboxylase subunit beta, which translates to MKKLFFSLAMILSLSLSSMASEPTATDTTVETATTVASETEAPKKSTYREENYQPMSFNEMMINFYHTTGISALVEPQKGVLTSHGEPMSDFHQTWGRLIMFLVTFVLFYLAIAKGFEPLLLLPIAFGGLLANVPIANMAGPDGLLGIIYHMGIANGLFPLLIFMGVGAMTDFGPLLANPRLALLGGAAQFGIFGTLVGAYALSQYTTIFDFTLQQSAAISIIGGADGPTSIFIASTLAPELLGAIAVASYSYMALVPIIQPPIMRALTTPEERKIRMRTLRHVTKLEKLLFPILVLMLIIFILPDAAPLVGAFALGNFFKETGVVNRLSDTMQHALINIVTIFLGLAVGSKLAAEQFLVVDTLAILGLGLLAFSVGTAAGVLMAKLMNVFSEEKINPLIGSAGVSAVPMAARVSQKEGMKDDPSNMLLMHAMGPNVAGVIGSAVAAGVMIALFK; encoded by the coding sequence ATGAAAAAATTATTCTTTTCTCTTGCAATGATATTAAGTCTCTCTTTGTCGAGCATGGCCTCAGAGCCTACGGCAACTGATACTACGGTGGAAACTGCAACAACGGTCGCATCTGAAACTGAGGCACCTAAAAAATCAACTTATCGTGAAGAGAACTATCAACCGATGAGTTTCAATGAAATGATGATTAACTTCTATCACACGACAGGAATCAGTGCTCTTGTAGAGCCTCAAAAAGGGGTTTTGACTTCTCATGGCGAACCGATGTCGGATTTCCACCAAACGTGGGGACGGCTGATTATGTTTTTGGTCACTTTCGTCCTCTTTTATCTGGCGATTGCCAAAGGATTTGAACCGTTATTGCTTCTACCCATCGCATTCGGCGGGTTACTTGCCAACGTCCCAATCGCAAACATGGCGGGGCCGGATGGCTTGCTCGGTATCATCTATCATATGGGGATTGCCAACGGTCTTTTTCCTCTCCTGATTTTTATGGGGGTAGGGGCAATGACCGATTTCGGACCGCTCCTCGCCAACCCGAGACTTGCTCTTTTGGGCGGTGCGGCACAGTTCGGTATTTTTGGAACCCTCGTCGGTGCGTATGCCCTCAGCCAATATACAACAATTTTTGATTTTACGTTGCAACAATCTGCCGCTATCAGTATCATCGGCGGAGCGGACGGCCCGACGTCGATCTTTATCGCTTCGACGTTAGCTCCGGAGCTTTTAGGTGCGATTGCCGTTGCATCATATTCGTACATGGCATTGGTTCCGATTATTCAACCTCCTATTATGAGAGCATTGACGACTCCTGAAGAGCGAAAAATCCGTATGCGTACACTGCGTCACGTTACGAAACTCGAAAAGCTCCTTTTCCCGATTCTTGTACTGATGCTGATTATTTTTATTCTTCCCGATGCGGCTCCGTTGGTCGGTGCGTTTGCACTTGGTAACTTCTTTAAAGAGACGGGCGTTGTCAATCGTTTGAGTGATACGATGCAGCATGCATTGATCAACATTGTCACCATTTTCTTAGGTCTTGCCGTAGGATCGAAACTGGCGGCAGAGCAGTTTTTGGTTGTCGATACGTTGGCTATTTTGGGTCTTGGTCTTTTGGCATTTTCCGTCGGAACGGCTGCTGGAGTTTTGATGGCGAAACTCATGAACGTATTCAGCGAAGAGAAAATTAATCCATTAATTGGTTCTGCGGGGGTTTCAGCGGTTCCGATGGCGGCTCGTGTCTCTCAAAAAGAAGGGATGAAAGACGACCCTAGCAATATGTTGCTGATGCACGCAATGGGACCGAATGTTGCCGGTGTTATCGGTTCTGCGGTTGCTGCGGGTGTTATGATCGCACTGTTTAAATAG
- the nadB gene encoding L-aspartate oxidase, with the protein MRYDVVIIGSGIAGLYAAIGLPKTLNVLVINKSYPWECNTYYAQGGVTTAYDNADIALHIQDTLDAGAGMCDAEAVRILSENSQSVIHDLIDRGFSFDKDEEGNLLYTKEAAHSRSRILHAGGDATGRYLHFFLLNQNPHPMLSEATVIDLLIENAQCCGVEVLIEGKRKIILADNVIIASGGVGSLYEYHTNASSISGDIHGICIEKKIELESMEMMQFHPTVFVANDWARKQLLSEALRGEGAHVVDDNGYRFLFEYDPRGELAPRDIVSRAIFDYKKRSGKQVYLSCEDFESEYFKERFPNIYKSLNDMGFHLPKERVPISPAFHYAIGGIKTDLEGNVPGIKGLYAVGEAASTGVHGANRLASNSLLEGLVYAQKVALSILSHSFSHCSKTFDIGDEPLEMAGDKEKKDQLRHIMWEKASIVRTPQGLQEAQEKIEALLREPIGKLLKLRLLTARAIVESAQKRTESIGVHYIIK; encoded by the coding sequence TTGCGTTATGATGTAGTCATTATCGGTTCCGGAATTGCAGGTTTATACGCGGCGATAGGTCTGCCAAAAACGCTGAATGTTTTGGTGATCAACAAATCGTATCCGTGGGAATGCAACACCTATTATGCCCAAGGGGGAGTTACCACGGCGTACGATAATGCTGATATTGCGCTGCATATCCAAGATACGCTGGACGCGGGTGCGGGGATGTGTGATGCAGAGGCAGTTCGAATACTGAGTGAAAATTCTCAGAGCGTTATTCATGATCTCATTGATCGGGGTTTCTCGTTTGACAAAGACGAAGAAGGAAATCTCCTGTACACCAAAGAAGCGGCCCATTCGCGCAGTCGGATTCTCCATGCCGGAGGGGATGCGACGGGGAGATATTTACACTTTTTCTTGTTGAATCAAAACCCCCATCCGATGCTTAGCGAGGCTACCGTAATCGATTTGTTGATTGAGAACGCCCAATGCTGCGGAGTGGAAGTTCTGATTGAGGGGAAGCGAAAAATTATCTTGGCCGATAATGTTATTATCGCCAGCGGCGGGGTAGGATCGCTGTACGAATACCATACGAATGCTTCGAGCATCAGTGGGGACATTCACGGAATTTGTATCGAAAAGAAGATTGAACTCGAATCGATGGAGATGATGCAGTTTCATCCGACGGTTTTTGTGGCGAATGATTGGGCACGTAAACAGCTCCTCTCCGAAGCACTCCGAGGGGAAGGTGCTCATGTCGTAGATGACAACGGATACCGCTTTTTGTTCGAGTACGACCCGCGCGGGGAACTGGCTCCTCGCGATATTGTCAGCCGCGCTATTTTCGATTACAAAAAGCGGAGCGGGAAACAGGTTTATCTCTCGTGCGAAGATTTTGAAAGCGAATATTTCAAAGAGCGGTTTCCCAACATTTACAAATCACTGAACGATATGGGATTTCATTTGCCTAAAGAGCGTGTTCCTATCTCTCCGGCATTTCATTACGCGATCGGGGGAATAAAAACCGATTTAGAGGGGAATGTGCCGGGGATCAAAGGGCTTTATGCTGTGGGTGAAGCCGCTTCGACCGGAGTCCACGGTGCAAACCGTTTGGCGAGCAATTCGCTTTTAGAAGGGCTGGTATACGCTCAAAAAGTCGCCCTTTCAATCCTTTCCCATTCATTTTCACATTGCAGTAAAACGTTTGACATTGGAGACGAACCGCTGGAAATGGCGGGGGATAAAGAGAAAAAAGATCAGCTTCGACATATTATGTGGGAGAAGGCTTCGATCGTTCGGACACCGCAAGGGCTTCAAGAAGCACAAGAGAAGATTGAAGCGCTGTTGCGTGAGCCAATCGGGAAGCTGTTGAAACTTCGTCTTTTGACGGCTAGAGCTATCGTGGAGAGTGCTCAGAAGAGAACGGAATCGATCGGAGTTCACTATATTATAAAATAA